From a region of the Fischerella sp. JS2 genome:
- a CDS encoding HlyD family efflux transporter periplasmic adaptor subunit — MTRMTEESAFREQPQLWWAIAIALPVTVAAGLLTMAKMDQLKQTEPVASAPIVTTVHAVGRIEPRGDVVKLSAPTGIQGTSRIEQLFVKEGERVRKGQVIALLDSFGNNKAVLEEARARVQEARANLEQIRATLPKDIEAQRAVIARLNAQLRGESIAQRALINRIEAELRGQTDVLGASIARIQAQQRNAQVDAQRYEMLYREGAISQQERDNRRLSAVTATEQLAETQATRRQSIATLQQQIAEAKVNRDKTIAILQQQIDEERARLQRLLDTRPTNLQIVQAQYGNAIANLRKAEAQLRLSYVEAPIAGEVLKVHTQAGETMGVDGIAEIGKTDQMVVVAEVSEDTIGRVRLGQEATIKSENGAFSGELKGTVTEIGRKVGKKDVLNTDPAADVDARVVEVKIALSSEDSAKVAGLTYAKVVVGINL; from the coding sequence ATGACGCGAATGACAGAGGAATCAGCATTTAGAGAACAACCTCAGCTTTGGTGGGCGATCGCGATCGCTCTACCAGTTACAGTTGCGGCTGGGTTGCTGACGATGGCCAAAATGGATCAGTTGAAGCAGACCGAACCAGTAGCCAGCGCACCAATTGTCACTACTGTTCATGCTGTGGGACGCATAGAACCGCGAGGAGATGTGGTAAAACTTTCTGCTCCCACAGGAATACAAGGAACTTCGCGAATTGAACAACTTTTTGTTAAAGAAGGGGAACGTGTTAGAAAAGGTCAAGTAATCGCGCTTTTGGATAGCTTTGGCAATAACAAAGCTGTATTAGAAGAAGCCAGAGCTAGAGTCCAAGAAGCCCGTGCTAATTTAGAACAAATTCGAGCAACTTTGCCAAAAGACATTGAAGCTCAAAGAGCCGTTATTGCTCGCTTAAACGCTCAGTTGCGTGGCGAAAGCATTGCTCAACGAGCCTTGATCAACCGTATAGAAGCAGAATTAAGGGGACAAACAGATGTTTTGGGAGCCAGTATAGCCCGCATTCAGGCTCAGCAACGTAATGCTCAAGTTGATGCTCAACGTTATGAGATGTTATACAGAGAAGGCGCAATTTCTCAGCAAGAACGTGACAACAGACGCTTGAGTGCAGTCACAGCTACTGAACAATTAGCTGAAACCCAAGCCACACGTAGACAATCCATTGCAACTTTGCAACAACAAATTGCAGAAGCTAAAGTCAATCGAGATAAAACTATAGCTATTTTGCAACAGCAAATTGATGAAGAAAGAGCTAGATTGCAAAGACTTCTAGATACTCGTCCTACTAATTTGCAAATAGTACAAGCTCAATATGGAAATGCGATCGCTAATCTCAGAAAAGCAGAAGCACAACTACGCTTAAGCTATGTTGAAGCACCGATAGCCGGAGAAGTCTTAAAAGTTCATACTCAGGCTGGGGAAACAATGGGCGTAGATGGTATTGCTGAGATCGGCAAAACTGATCAGATGGTAGTTGTTGCTGAAGTTTCTGAAGACACAATCGGTAGAGTGCGTCTTGGTCAAGAAGCAACTATAAAGAGTGAAAATGGAGCTTTTAGCGGGGAATTAAAGGGAACAGTTACTGAGATTGGTAGAAAAGTTGGTAAAAAAGATGTACTCAATACAGATCCCGCCGCAGATGTAGATGCAAGAGTTGTAGAAGTCAAAATAGCTTTATCTAGTGAAGATAGCGCTAAAGTAGCAGGTTTAACTTATGCCAAGGTAGTTGTAGGCATCAATCTTTAA